The sequence TTCGGTTACGCGCTGAATCAGGAACTGGCTCATCTCGTCTTCATCCTTGATGTAGCGCTCGAAAGAGCCCTTGTGCACGCGGTAGAGCGGGGGCTGGGCGATATAGAGGTAGCCCTGCTTGATGAGCTCCTCGTAGTGACGGAAGAAGAAGGTCAGGATCAGGGTGCGGATATGCGCCCCGTCCACGTCGGCGTCGGTCATGATGACGATCTTGTGGTAGCGAAGCCGCGCAAGATCCACGTCGTCCTGGCCGATCCCCGCGCCCATGGCGGTGATGAGGGCCTTTATTTCCTTGTTCTGGAGCATCTTGTCGAAGCGGGTCTTCTCCACGTTCAGAATCTTGCCGCGCAGGGGCAGGATGGCCTGGAACTTCGGATTGCGCCCCTGCTTGGCAGAGCCGCCGGCCGAATCACCCTCGACAATGAACACTTCGCACTCGGCCGGGTCCTTGCTCTGACAGTCGGCCAGCTTGCCGGGCAGGGCGTTGTCGGACAAGGCGCCCTTGCGTCGCACCAGATCCTTGGCCCGCCTGGCCGCGTCGCGGGCCCGGGCGGCGTCGATGACTTTTTCAATGATGAGACGCACGTCCTTGGGATTTTCACCAAAGAACTGGTTCAAGGCCTCGTAGACCATGGTCGCCACATATCCGGCCACCTCGGAGTTGCCGAGCTTGGTCTTGGTCTGGCCTTCGAACTGCGGATTGGGGATCTTGACGCTGATGATGGCGGTCAGGCCCTCGCGCACGTCGTCGCCGGACACCTTCTGCTTGAGCTTCTTGGGCACATCGCTGTTCTGGATGTAGGTGTTGATGGCACGGGTCAGGGCCGTCTTGAAGCCCTGCAGGTGAGTGCCGCCTTCCTTGGTGCGGATGTTGTTGGCGAAGGTAAAGACGTTTTCCTTGTAGCCGGCGGTATACTGCAGGGCGAAATCGATACTCACCCCTTCCATCTCGCCGGTCCCGCCGACGACCTTGTGAATCCCGTTGTCCTGGTTCTTGTTCTTGACGAAGGAGATGATTCCGCCTTCATACTTGAACACGTCCCGGTTCTGGCTCTTCTCGTCGAAAAATTCGATCTTGATGCCGGGGTTCAGGTAGGCCAGCTCCTCGAAGCGCTTGGCCAGCACGTCGTACTGGAAATCGAGCTCCTCGAAGATATCCTCGTCGGGCCGGAAGCGGACCAGGGTGCCGGTCTTGTCGGTCTCGCCGATCACCGCCAAGGGGGCCTGCGGCACGCCGCGGCAGTAGCGCTGATAGTGACGATGGCCGCCACGGCTGACCGTGACTTCCAGGTATTCGGACAGGGCGTTGACCACGGACACGCCCACGCCGTGCAAGCCGCCCGAAACCTTGTAACTGTCGTTGTCGAACTTGCCCCCGGCATGCAGGACGGTCATGACCACTTCAAGGGCGGGCTTTTTTTCCTTGGGATGCATGTCCACGGGAATGCCACGGCCGTTGTCCACGATGCTGACCGAGTTGTCCATGTGCACCACGACCTTGATATGGTCGCAATAGCCGGCCATGGCTTCGTCGATGGAGTTGTCGATGACTTCATAGACGAGGTGATGCAGGCCGTTGGTGTTGGTCGAGCCGATATACATGGCCGGACGCATGCGCACAGCGGACAACCCTTCAAGGACGGTGATGTTGTCTGCGGTATACGTTGATGTTTTTTGTGTCATATATCAAATATCTCTATGTAATTTTTCAGCATCACGCTGATCGGAAGAAGATTCTTCAATATTATTTAACCCTTACAATTAGAGCTCTTACAGCTCTTCCTCGCTGTAATAGGTGTCTTCAGTGATCTCCACAGGCATGGTGATGATCATGTAGTTGGGGTCGTCCTTGCCGGTGATGCGGCAGGGTTCGGACGGTCCCACGAAAGAAAAGGTCAGGGAGTCGGACACGAAGTGCCCCAGGATCTCAAGGATGACCTTGGTCGGCAGGGCGATCTTGGACAGTTCGCCCTGATACTGGCAGCTGATCAGCTCCGTGCCTTCGCCGATGTCCTGGCCCTGGCAGTAAAGGGACAGTTCCTCGGGGCCGAAGTCGAAGAACGTGGCCTTGTTGGCTTCGGTGTTGAAAACGAAGATGCGGTCCAGGGCGTCGGTCAGCTCGTGCCGGTCCACCACTAGGTTGGAAGCGAAGCGGTCCTTGTACTGGTTGATGAAGTTGCGGTAATCGGCAAAAACATAGGCTTTAAGCGGCAGGCTGAACGATTCCTTGCGGTTCTCGGTGCGCAGGAAGAGCCGCTTGTCCGAAAGGCTGATCTCGATCTCGTCGTTGGTCAGCCATTTGCGGATTTCGAGCAGGTACTTCTTGGAGACAAGAAACCCGTCCTGGCCAAGGACCGCGCGGATATCGGGGTTGGAGAAGCGCAGCAGGCCGAACTGATGGCCGTTCAAACCGCAGATCTCCACGTCGTCGTTCTCGACGGGCGCGAACTTGATGCAGTTCATGCTGGTCAGGTCCTCGTCGTCGGCGATGCAAAAAGCGATGCGGTCGATGATCTCCTTGAAGAGATCACCGGACCAGAGCACGGCGTTCTGAGCCGGAAACGGGTTGAAATCCTGGAACCAGGAGGACTCGTTGGCCGGGAGCTTGTACTTGCGGCGACCCTGTTCGATGTGCAGATGCTTGGCGGAAGGATCGAGCTTCAAGGTGATTTCGCCGGGGGGGAGACGGCGCATCAGTTCGCAGAACTTCTTGCCCTGCACGCCGACCAGACCGCCATCGCTGATCACGGCCGGATAGACACCCACGAACTCGATGCTCGAATCCGTGGCCAGAATGGAAATGGTGTCTCCTTCGGCCTTGAGCCAGACCGTGCGCAGATAGGCCGCGCCGGTTTTTGACGGAATGATGTTCGAGGCCTTGAGCAGCCCGTCAATGACCTCTTCCTTACGCACTTTCAAAAACATCGCCGACTCCTTCTCCTGACTAGGCAAGGGTTGTTTCGTTCATGGCCAGGCATTTATCGCTCAGCTCATGTAACATGTTTTTTATGCTTTTATCATCTCTTTGTAATTGTTCGACTTTTCGACAGCTATACAGGACCGTCGAGTGGTCTCTACCGCCAAAAGCCCGACCAAGCTCCGGAAAGGACAGGCCGAGGTGTTTGCGGCACAGGTACATGGCCACCTGCCGGGCAAAAACAAGGTCGTGCCTGCGGCCGGAGGACAGGATATCTTCCGGCTTCAGGTTGAATTTGGAGCACACCGCATCCAGAATCTGTTCGACGCTCAGGCTCGTTACGGCCCGATCGTCCAGATAATTGAGAATATTGTCAAACTCTTCATCGGAAATATGGTCATGGACCAGCTCCCGGTAGGCCCACAGCTTCAAAAGACACCCTTCCAGATTGCGCAGATCGGCAAACCGCTGGGCCAGGAGCAGGATTCTGTCCTTGGAGAGATCCAGGCGGCGCTCCCGGCAACGGGACTGGGCGTACTGGGTGCGGATATCCAGATCCGGGGCCTTGAGCATGACGCTGAGGCCCCACTCCAGACGCGACTTGAGCTTGGGCGCCAGAAACGTATACCCTCCGACCTTGCCCGTGCAGGCAAAAACCATCTGCTTGCGTTGCAGATGGAAGTGATCGAAGAGCGCCAAAAGCTCGCCCTGCAGGTAGCGATAGCGGGCAATCTCCTGCAGGTCGTCCACCGCCAGAAGCTGCATCGAGGTCAAAAATTTTCGCGCATCGGACCGGGACGAGTACAGCTCGTGCAGATCCTCGATGCCGCCCACGTAAGACCCGTCCGCGCCATGTTCGCTCCTGGCGTTGGCAATGGCCCGCAGCAAAAAGGACTTGCCCGACCCGCTTTCCCCGCAGAGCACAAACGGGTTGTACGGAGCTTCCCGGCTCTGGGCCACTTCCTGGGCCGAAGCCAGCGGGAAGTAGTTCTTGTTGTTGACCAGGAAGTTGTCGAAAATGAACTCGGAGCCAAAGGGCAGGGCCTGACCCGCCGGCCGGGACTCGCGCACGATGCGGGAGCGACTTCTGTCCCGGCATTCGTAGGCGATGCTCAGCCCCGAACCGGCCAGGGCCTGCTCGAAACGGACCCGCGCGTGCGTTTCAAACCAATCGGAAAAATATCTGTGCGGGAAACGCACCGTGAGCACGGAGCCCTCCACGCTCAAACCCAGGGATGCGCGCCATTTGTCCAGCTCCTCGGCGGAAAATGCCTGCGTGAGCGCCACTTCGACCTGCGCGCCGTTCACTCGCTCCCCTCATGGGCCGCAGCCCCCGGCTGGTTTACTCCGGCGTACAAATCAGACATAGTCATCCCTTGCGGACCGGCTGCGGCCCGATAACATATTTTGGAGGACATGCATGAGCGCACCATTTGAAGTCCACAGAACCATCGCCGAAATCAATGAAAAAATCCGACAAGGAAAAGCGGTCGTCCTCAACGCCAGCGAAATGACCAGTTTAGTTCGCAAGGAAGGCAAGGTCAAGGCCGCCAGACAAGTCGACGTCGTCACCACCGGCACTTTCTCGCCCATGTGCTCCTCTGGCCTGCTTTTCAATATCGGCCAGCAGCCCCCGACCATCAAGACATCCAAGGTCTGGCTCAACGGAGTGCCCTGCTACGCGGGGCTTGCCGCAGTGGATTCCTATCTCGGCGTCACCGAGCCGACGGAAGAAGATCCTCTGAACAAGGTCTATCCCGGCCAGTTCAAATACGGCGGCGGCCATGTCATCGAGGATCTGGTCAAAGGCAAGCGCGTGCATTTGAAGGCCGAGGCCTACGGCACGGACTGCTACCCGCGCAAGGCCATCGAAAAAAACGTTTCCCTGACCGAGCTGCGCAACGCCATTCTCTTCAATCCGCGCAACTGCTATCAAAATTACAACTGCGCCATAAACCGCACGGACAAGCTGAAATATACCTACATGGGCCCGCTCAAGTCGAATATCGGCAACGCCAACTATGCCACGGCCGGCGAGCTGAGCCCACTCCTGAACGATCCGTATTTTAAAACCATCGGCCTGGGTACCCGCATCTTCCTGGGCGGAGGGATCGGCTACGTCATCGGCGAAGGAACCCAGCATGTCCCCGACCCCCAGCGCAACGAACGCGGCGTGCCCATGAGCGCCTCGGGCACCCTCATGGTCAAGGGCGATCTCAAAGGCATGAGCGCCCGCTATCTGCGCGGAGTCAGCATCGTCGGTTACGGCTGCTCCCTGGCCGTGGGCCTGGGCATCCCCATTCCCATTTTAAACGAGGAGATGGCCTGGTTCACCGGGGTGGCCGATGAGGACATTCAGGTGCCTGTGGTGGACTACGGCGAGGACTACCCGAACGGATACCCATCCAAATACGGACACGTCAGCTTCTCCGACCTGAAGAAGGGCGTCATCACCGTGGAAGGCAAAGACGTGCCGACCACGCCCCTGACCAGCTACACCCTCTCTTTGGAAGTAGCGGAAGAGCTCAAGCGCTGGATCCAGGAAGGCAGATTCCTGCTGACCGAAGCCCAGGAACCCATTCCGGCGAGGTGAGCCGTGGCCGAACCCGTTTATTTCTGGAACCTGCGCGCCTCCCGCAAGGCTCCGTATGAAGCCAAGATCAAGCGCCTGCTCAAGCTGACCGGACTTGGCGCGGAGCTTCGCTCCGGCGATCTGGCCGCGGTCAAGCTCCATTTCGGCGAGGGCGGAGGCACGGGCCATGTACGACCCCTGCAGCTCGCGCCCCTTTTGGCCTTTATCCGCAAATGCGGAGCCAAGCCGTTCCTGACCGACACCAACACGCTCTATGTGGGTCAGCGCGGAGAGTCGGTTTCCCACTCCCTGCAGGCCGCCGCCCACGGCTACGACCCCAACGTCCTCGGTGCCCCGGTCATCATCGCCGACGGGCTCAAAAGCGGCAACGAGCGGGCCATTTCCTGTCCGGGCAGACACTTCGAGTTCGCTTATCTGGGCGGAGACATCGTCGATGCGGACATGATGGTCACGGTCAGCCATTTCAAGGGGCACGACCTGGCCGGATTCGGCGGGGCCATCAAGAACGTGGGCATGGGCTGCGCCACCCGCAAGGGCAAGATGCAGCAGCACTGCGGGCTGGGACCTGCCATCCACCCCGAGCACTGCACCGGATGCGGGCACTGCGTGGAGGTCTGCAGCCACGGCGCCCTCACCCTGGACCTGAACAGCAAAATCAGCATCGACCGCGACAAATGCGCAGGCTGCGCGGCCTGCTTTCTGGTCTGCCGCTCGGGCGGACTGGAAGTGGACTGGCGGGTGGACGTGAACACCTTCCTTGAGCGCATGGCCGAATATGCGGCGGCCACGCTTTTGACACGATCACGACGGACCTTACATTTAAGTTTCATCCAGCAGGTCAGCCCCGGATGCGATTGCACGGGTTTTTCCGATGCGCCCATCTGCCCGGACCTGGGGCTTCTGGCCTCCTGGAACCCGGTGGCCCTGGACCAGGCCTGTCTGGACATGGTCAATCAGGCCCAGCCCCTGCACCCAAGCGCCCTCCCTGCGGACATACTGCCTGGGCAGGACAAATTCGAGGCCATCCACGGGCATGTGCGGGGCGACTACCTGCTGGAGTATGCCGCACGCATCGGGCTCGGCTCGCGGGAATATTCGCTTCAGCCCGTCTAGGGCAGGCCTTTTGACGCACATTGCCACTGGACAAAGGGTGTGGCACTATTATAAGTGCCCTTTCTTTGAATCAGCTTACAATTTTATCCCATTGGAGGAATACATAATGGCTCAGAAGAAAATCGAACGCAAAAAAGAGATTGATCGTCGCCGCAAACGTCGTGCCGAGCGCATCAAGGAACGCATCAAAGAAGCCAAGGCCGCTGCCAAAAAGTAGGCCCTGTTTTCAGGGAGAGAACTATGCCCATTTATGAATACTGCTGCGAAGACTGCCGTCAGATCTTCGAAGAATGGCAGAAGGATTTCAAGGACAGGGAAAAAGTCTGTCCGGTCTGCGGGGGCACGTCCCAGAGGCTTATCTCCAATACCTCCTTTGTTTTAAAAGGAGGCGGCTGGTACGCGTCCGGCTACAGCAAGGACTCCGGCGGCAACGGTAAGAAAAAGGACACCTCGTCCACTCCGGCCCCGGACACAACCTCTTCGGCGTCCTGACCAAGGCAGCTCCGGCTGCCTTTTTCATTTTCTGCCGCGAGGCGCCCGCGGCCCCAAACATCAACCCACCCGCACCACCATGATCGATCGTTATACCCGCAAGGAAATGGGCGAGATCTGGACCCTGGAACACAAATTCAGGGTCTGGCTCGAAGTTGAGCTGGCCATCTGTGAAGGCTGGCACGCCATGGGCGTCATCCCCGCCGCAGACATGGCCCCCATCAGAGAAAAGGCCGATTTCGAATTGGACCGGATTCTCGAACTCGAGGAAACCACCAAGCACGACGTCATCGCCTTCCTGACCGCCGTGGAGGAAAAGGTCGGCCCCTCGGCCAGATACATCCACCTCGGCTGCACGTCCTCGGACATCGTCGACACGGCCAACGCCGTGCTGCTGACCAGGGCTGGAAAAATCATCCTGGCCGATCTGGACAGGCTGCTCGGCACCCTCGAAACCATGGCCAAGACCTACCAGGGCAGGCTGTGCATGGGCCGCACCCACGGCATCCATGCCGAGCCGACCAGCTTCGGTCTCAAAATGGCCGTGTTCCACGCCGAGTTCCAGCGCCACCGGCAGCGCTGGGTCGACGCCCTGGAGAACATCCGCTTCGGCAAGATTTCCGGCGCGGTGGGCACCTACGCGCAGCTCGAGCCCGAGCTTGAGGAACGCGCCCTGACCATTCTCGGCCTTGAGGTGGACCCCATCTCGACCCAGGTCATCCAGCGCGACCGCTACGCCCAGTATTTCACCACCCTGGCGCTCATCGCCGGCGGCATCGAGCGTATCTGCGTGGAGCTTCGGCACCTGCAGCGCACCGAAGTGCTGGAGGTGGAAGAAGGTTTCGGCAAGGGCCAGAAGGGCTCCTCGGCCATGCCGCACAAGAAGAACCCCATTTCGGCCGAGAACCTGACGGGCCTGTCCCGCCTGGTCCGCACCAACGCCGTGGCCGCCATGGAAAACATGGCCCTGTGGCACGAACGCGACATCAGCCACTCGTCCGTCGAGCGCGTCATCATGCCCGATTCGACCATCATGGTGAACTACATGCTGAACCGCCTGAACGGGCTGCTTGCAAACCTGCGCATCATCCCCGAGAACATGGAGCGCAACCTGATGGGCTCCTACGGCCTCTTCTTCTCCCAGCGCGTGCTCATCGCCCTGGTGGAAGCGGGGTTGGACCGGCAGAAGGCCTACGTCATGGTCCAGGCCGTGGCCATGGACTGCTGGCGGGATCGGACCTCCTTTGAAGCCGCAGTACG is a genomic window of Desulfomicrobium baculatum DSM 4028 containing:
- the gyrB gene encoding DNA topoisomerase (ATP-hydrolyzing) subunit B; this translates as MTQKTSTYTADNITVLEGLSAVRMRPAMYIGSTNTNGLHHLVYEVIDNSIDEAMAGYCDHIKVVVHMDNSVSIVDNGRGIPVDMHPKEKKPALEVVMTVLHAGGKFDNDSYKVSGGLHGVGVSVVNALSEYLEVTVSRGGHRHYQRYCRGVPQAPLAVIGETDKTGTLVRFRPDEDIFEELDFQYDVLAKRFEELAYLNPGIKIEFFDEKSQNRDVFKYEGGIISFVKNKNQDNGIHKVVGGTGEMEGVSIDFALQYTAGYKENVFTFANNIRTKEGGTHLQGFKTALTRAINTYIQNSDVPKKLKQKVSGDDVREGLTAIISVKIPNPQFEGQTKTKLGNSEVAGYVATMVYEALNQFFGENPKDVRLIIEKVIDAARARDAARRAKDLVRRKGALSDNALPGKLADCQSKDPAECEVFIVEGDSAGGSAKQGRNPKFQAILPLRGKILNVEKTRFDKMLQNKEIKALITAMGAGIGQDDVDLARLRYHKIVIMTDADVDGAHIRTLILTFFFRHYEELIKQGYLYIAQPPLYRVHKGSFERYIKDEDEMSQFLIQRVTEEVALILPDREPLTGEDLRELLNTILALRELAQDVANMGIPDGLFMRVVNAPGAIEPDELRANGPDEALTAHMAAGGFSLELISEQDEPQNGEALDTEARHYLRFIDANNHVIRLGVEFFYSKRYRRAVELLGKIREFGSGQVWTIRHKDVELEATGPFDLLRQVLDLAQKGINVQRYKGLGEMNPEQLWSTTMDPEARTFLQVTIDDAVEADELFTKLMGDKVEPRREFIERNALLVSDLDI
- the dnaN gene encoding DNA polymerase III subunit beta; translation: MFLKVRKEEVIDGLLKASNIIPSKTGAAYLRTVWLKAEGDTISILATDSSIEFVGVYPAVISDGGLVGVQGKKFCELMRRLPPGEITLKLDPSAKHLHIEQGRRKYKLPANESSWFQDFNPFPAQNAVLWSGDLFKEIIDRIAFCIADDEDLTSMNCIKFAPVENDDVEICGLNGHQFGLLRFSNPDIRAVLGQDGFLVSKKYLLEIRKWLTNDEIEISLSDKRLFLRTENRKESFSLPLKAYVFADYRNFINQYKDRFASNLVVDRHELTDALDRIFVFNTEANKATFFDFGPEELSLYCQGQDIGEGTELISCQYQGELSKIALPTKVILEILGHFVSDSLTFSFVGPSEPCRITGKDDPNYMIITMPVEITEDTYYSEEEL
- a CDS encoding DnaA/Hda family protein, giving the protein MNGAQVEVALTQAFSAEELDKWRASLGLSVEGSVLTVRFPHRYFSDWFETHARVRFEQALAGSGLSIAYECRDRSRSRIVRESRPAGQALPFGSEFIFDNFLVNNKNYFPLASAQEVAQSREAPYNPFVLCGESGSGKSFLLRAIANARSEHGADGSYVGGIEDLHELYSSRSDARKFLTSMQLLAVDDLQEIARYRYLQGELLALFDHFHLQRKQMVFACTGKVGGYTFLAPKLKSRLEWGLSVMLKAPDLDIRTQYAQSRCRERRLDLSKDRILLLAQRFADLRNLEGCLLKLWAYRELVHDHISDEEFDNILNYLDDRAVTSLSVEQILDAVCSKFNLKPEDILSSGRRHDLVFARQVAMYLCRKHLGLSFPELGRAFGGRDHSTVLYSCRKVEQLQRDDKSIKNMLHELSDKCLAMNETTLA
- a CDS encoding homocysteine biosynthesis protein is translated as MSAPFEVHRTIAEINEKIRQGKAVVLNASEMTSLVRKEGKVKAARQVDVVTTGTFSPMCSSGLLFNIGQQPPTIKTSKVWLNGVPCYAGLAAVDSYLGVTEPTEEDPLNKVYPGQFKYGGGHVIEDLVKGKRVHLKAEAYGTDCYPRKAIEKNVSLTELRNAILFNPRNCYQNYNCAINRTDKLKYTYMGPLKSNIGNANYATAGELSPLLNDPYFKTIGLGTRIFLGGGIGYVIGEGTQHVPDPQRNERGVPMSASGTLMVKGDLKGMSARYLRGVSIVGYGCSLAVGLGIPIPILNEEMAWFTGVADEDIQVPVVDYGEDYPNGYPSKYGHVSFSDLKKGVITVEGKDVPTTPLTSYTLSLEVAEELKRWIQEGRFLLTEAQEPIPAR
- a CDS encoding DUF362 domain-containing protein; protein product: MAEPVYFWNLRASRKAPYEAKIKRLLKLTGLGAELRSGDLAAVKLHFGEGGGTGHVRPLQLAPLLAFIRKCGAKPFLTDTNTLYVGQRGESVSHSLQAAAHGYDPNVLGAPVIIADGLKSGNERAISCPGRHFEFAYLGGDIVDADMMVTVSHFKGHDLAGFGGAIKNVGMGCATRKGKMQQHCGLGPAIHPEHCTGCGHCVEVCSHGALTLDLNSKISIDRDKCAGCAACFLVCRSGGLEVDWRVDVNTFLERMAEYAAATLLTRSRRTLHLSFIQQVSPGCDCTGFSDAPICPDLGLLASWNPVALDQACLDMVNQAQPLHPSALPADILPGQDKFEAIHGHVRGDYLLEYAARIGLGSREYSLQPV
- a CDS encoding FmdB family zinc ribbon protein; translated protein: MPIYEYCCEDCRQIFEEWQKDFKDREKVCPVCGGTSQRLISNTSFVLKGGGWYASGYSKDSGGNGKKKDTSSTPAPDTTSSAS
- the purB gene encoding adenylosuccinate lyase, producing MIDRYTRKEMGEIWTLEHKFRVWLEVELAICEGWHAMGVIPAADMAPIREKADFELDRILELEETTKHDVIAFLTAVEEKVGPSARYIHLGCTSSDIVDTANAVLLTRAGKIILADLDRLLGTLETMAKTYQGRLCMGRTHGIHAEPTSFGLKMAVFHAEFQRHRQRWVDALENIRFGKISGAVGTYAQLEPELEERALTILGLEVDPISTQVIQRDRYAQYFTTLALIAGGIERICVELRHLQRTEVLEVEEGFGKGQKGSSAMPHKKNPISAENLTGLSRLVRTNAVAAMENMALWHERDISHSSVERVIMPDSTIMVNYMLNRLNGLLANLRIIPENMERNLMGSYGLFFSQRVLIALVEAGLDRQKAYVMVQAVAMDCWRDRTSFEAAVRGDAGITAHLSPARLDQAFDLNYYLRHEQTVFNRVFSQGKKND